ATTCCTCCAGCAGGCGCGTCGAGACATCCAGCGGGAAACCCCACATCGAGCCCGACACATCCATCACGAACACATAGTCGCGCGGCGGCACCAGCGCCGGCGTCACGCGCGCCGGAGGCTGCACCGTGAGGAGGAAAAATTTTTCGCCATTCCATTCGTCGATCATCAATCCTCCGGCCAGCGCGTCACCCGTCAGCCGGTAGCGCAGGATGAAATCGCGGTTCATCACCGGCGCGCCGTCCCCGCCCGGCGGCAGCGTCACCCGCACGCGCCCTCCCGCCCCGTCCGCCCCGCCTTCCCCGCTTGTCCGCACGCAGTGCGAAACGCACTCCACGGCGCGGACCGGCACCGGTGCGACGATCTCTGCGTTCAGCGCAAACACTGGCTCGTATTCAGCCCCGCCGCGTGATGGGGGATTTTCGATTCTCGATTTTCGATTTTCGATTGGGGAGCTTCCGCTCCCATTTGCATCCGGCGCGGCAGCGCCTTCAATCGAAAATCGAGAATCGAAAATCGAAAATTCACCGCCGCGCGTGTAGCGCGGGCCGACCACGGTCGGGAAAACCCATTCGTATTCGCCATCCGCCGGCACGAGCAGCTCATTGTAGCGCAGTTCCACCCGCACCGTGTCGCCGGGCAGGATGTTGGCGACGTTCATTTCAAACACATTGCTGCGGCTCGACTCCAGCAGCGACGCGGTTTTCCCCTCGCGCTTCGCGACCTCGTAAGTCTTGCGTGCCTCCTCCTTTTCCTTGACCTGCGCCTCGATGCGGCGCCCGCCGACGGTCATTGTCATCCCGTGCACCGCCGCGCGCGTCGAGCCGGGGAAAATGTAACGCGCCTCCAGCGGAGTCCCGCCCTCGTTCTGGTAGGTCTGCACCACGCGCACCTCGGCGATCACGCCCGCGAGCGTGGCGTCCACCTCGGTGCTCTTGAGCGGCAGGGCGTCCACGCCGGGCTCCGCGCCCCGCACCTGGAAATAGGGCGAGAGCGGTTCGTCCCCCGCGCCGCGTCCGCCGTCATTCGCGCGCGCGGACACGGCTGCGAACACCACCGCCGCAACCGCCGCCACGAGCCAGAACCCAAAATCCCGCGACACCGCGCAATCGCGCGAGCCGCCGGACGATTTCACCGCGATCTTGACCGGAGAGTGTGTTTCCATGCCGCCATCCTGCCACGCGTGCGTGAAGCCAGTATGAAGCGGGCATGAAGTCGCGGTGAAAACGCGGGCGCCGCCGCCATCGTCACGTCTTTTTCGTGGAGACTTCGATCACGTCGTGCGGCGCGGCTTCTTTCTGGCCGGCGTGGCTCACGCGGATGTAGCGCGCGCGCGCGCGCAAATCGGGGAGGGTCTTCGCGCCGAGGTAGCCCATGCCGCTTTGCACGCCGCCGAGCAGGTTGCCGAGCACGTCGGCGGCGTAACCGGAGACTTCCTTCAGCGCCTCGATGCCTTCCGCGGTCAGCTTGCGCGTCGTGTCATTCTTGTCGTGGCCGTAGCGCGCCGCGCTGCCGTCCTTCATCGCGGCGATGCTGCCCATGCCGCGATATTGTTTATAGAGCTTTCCGTTGATCTCCATGATTTCGCCGGGCGCCTCGCGGCAGCCGGCCAGCAGGCCGCCGAGGATGACCGCGTCGGCCAGGGTGAGCGCCTTCACGATGTCGCCGGACTTGGTGATGCCGCCGTCGGCGATGATGCGCACGCCCGCGTCCTTCGCGGCGCGCGAGGCCACGTAAAGCGCGGTGAGCTGCGGGATGCCCACGCCGGCCACCATGCGCGTGGTGCAGATGGAGCCGGGGCCCTGGCCGATCTTGATCGCGCTGGCGCCGCATTCGGCGAGCCAAGTCACGCCGGCGGCGGTCGTGACGTTACCGGCGATGATCGTGAGCCCCGGAAACGCGTCGCGCACGAGGCGCACCACCTCGCCCACGCCGGCCGTGTGGCCGTGGGCGGTGGAGACGGCGATGGCGTCCACGTTTTCCGCGACGAGGGCGCCGACGTGCTCGGTGATCTTGTCGCGGTCGAGCGAGCCGTCGGGCTTGCGCACGGGCGAAAGCGCGGCGCCGACGACGAGGCGGAAGTCGTCGTCG
This genomic stretch from Termitidicoccus mucosus harbors:
- a CDS encoding VIT and vWA domain-containing protein, with amino-acid sequence METHSPVKIAVKSSGGSRDCAVSRDFGFWLVAAVAAVVFAAVSARANDGGRGAGDEPLSPYFQVRGAEPGVDALPLKSTEVDATLAGVIAEVRVVQTYQNEGGTPLEARYIFPGSTRAAVHGMTMTVGGRRIEAQVKEKEEARKTYEVAKREGKTASLLESSRSNVFEMNVANILPGDTVRVELRYNELLVPADGEYEWVFPTVVGPRYTRGGEFSIFDSRFSIEGAAAPDANGSGSSPIENRKSRIENPPSRGGAEYEPVFALNAEIVAPVPVRAVECVSHCVRTSGEGGADGAGGRVRVTLPPGGDGAPVMNRDFILRYRLTGDALAGGLMIDEWNGEKFFLLTVQPPARVTPALVPPRDYVFVMDVSGSMWGFPLDVSTRLLEELLVSLHEADTFNVQLFSGSSRMLFDGPVAATPENIAAALALFEAGRKYGDYGGATELLPALERVLSLPARPGVSRSIVVVTDGYVDVEAEAYALVRARLGEANLFAFGIGAAVNRELIERLARAGRSEPAVVDGKDRAAAAAAKFRRMIEAPVLTHVRTAFEGFSTGELIPAAQPDVLAQRPVMMVGKWHGAATGKVRLSGLTGAGAWNAEIDVADAVRLDGSGALAHLWARERLTGLEDLHAIRFEADRQKAEIVRLGLKYNLLTRFTSFVAVDTTPREVRERAEKVTQPNPLPAGVSERAPAGGEVPTSPEPGTVSLMIVAALIVGWSVWRKRRGTRAEANGG
- the guaB gene encoding IMP dehydrogenase; this translates as MTKVAQKSSSALDAEFYQSADAFFRASLPVALTFDDVSLATLYSEILPRDADTATALSDTLRLHIPIISSDMDTVTESRMAIVMALNGGLGLIHYNMPPRDQVREVARVKRHIHGLIQDPITTTPDVLVGDLLARIEQKKYAFSTFPVADADGKLIGLVSGNVLKERYKTKKIAEVMTPRAHLIVENKRAVAKDPIKAADAFFSLHVGINKMLVVDNDDRLRGLVTSSDVERITTESKALRKPARDDDFRLVVGAALSPVRKPDGSLDRDKITEHVGALVAENVDAIAVSTAHGHTAGVGEVVRLVRDAFPGLTIIAGNVTTAAGVTWLAECGASAIKIGQGPGSICTTRMVAGVGIPQLTALYVASRAAKDAGVRIIADGGITKSGDIVKALTLADAVILGGLLAGCREAPGEIMEINGKLYKQYRGMGSIAAMKDGSAARYGHDKNDTTRKLTAEGIEALKEVSGYAADVLGNLLGGVQSGMGYLGAKTLPDLRARARYIRVSHAGQKEAAPHDVIEVSTKKT